CTTCTCTCGGCCCATAATCTGCCCATGGTAGCAGAGACTCGAACAAAACTGCCAATGCATTTCGATTTGCAACTTCACGAGGCGGAGCACGTGCAACAACGGGAATATTTTCTTGATTTTCAGCGGCGGCATTATGCATCTGTGCCAACCTTGGATCAACCATAAGGTTCTGCAAGTGCTCTGGAGGAATTGTTGGTATTGAATCCGAGAACTCAGATACCATTAACTGTGAATacctgccaaaaaaaaaaaaaacaatcaggGGTGTGTTCACCAGGCAACACGGGATTGAACAGGGAAACAAATCCAAGGTTGCATAAAtcgctactcggggagtactcgatCGGGACCTTCAAGGGAGTAATTTCCGAGTATACCGAGTAATTGCCGAATCGGACCATATACTTTGAGCCGAGTTTAAGTTCGGAACTGATCTGGTTCCAGTTGGGAACAGGTATCAGAAAAACAGTTCAAGATTGGACCAAGGTTGCAAAAAACACTACTCAGGGACTCATTCGGGACTTTTTAGGGAATAATcggcaactcggggagtactccgatgttgaccaagtttgactttgccgGATTTGGCTGATTTTCCGAGTAATCCTGACTTTTGGCCGTGTTTTGACCGATTTTCCAAGTAATCCCGAGTTTGGTTGAGTTTGACCGAGTAATTGctgagtactccccgagttgcaaAAACTGAGTATTCGCCGAGTTCTGCAACACTGGATTGGACAATATTACCTTAATAATTGGTTTGGTTCTGGTTCTGGACTTGACTAAAACGAGTACCAGTTTTCTTAAACTCTTAAACATAAACAGCATCAAGTATACTACTAGTTTGGTCCAGTCCTAGTTTGGTTCTTTTGTTGGTCCAGATCATAATCTTTATCCTAATTTTTTGATCATATGGCATCAAATGTAACTAGCAGTTATTTTTGGTAAAGGTAGCAAATTAGGTGAGCAAGTTGGGTCTATGGTCAGACGGGGGTTGAACGTTTCCTTTTCctcataatttataaatattattttaataaatctcGACAAAGGCAGAAATGaccataaaaaaaaataataaaaaaaagctAGATTTTACTCACTCGTTCTTGTCGGATGAAAATGCTTCTTGTCTGACACATGCCCAATCCTTAGCTTCATTTCGATTAATTTCCATTTTTTCAATTACCGATAATGCTGAATCTTTAAGAAAGTTAGAAAGCTCAGGTAGTCTCCATATAATATAACTCCGTTCAACATATATATTAATCAAATGATCCAACGACGCACTTCCCGAATCATCCGTTGCAAAGAAACTATGGTTGACTATCTTTGACCAAACCTGCTCTTTTAAAGGAACTTTAGCCACCAACTTTTTCAAAACCGAAGGGTGTAGCATTAACGCTTGTTTCATAAGATCACTCGAAGTAGCTTTCGTTTCGTTTTCTTTCAATTGTTCTTCACGTTCAAGATAAAACCGACAAACCGCTAAGGAAAACGAAAAATTTGGAAACAACCATAAAGAATTATCACTGCTATATTCTTCAGAAAACAGTTCTAACCATTTGTATTCTTCTGCTCTAAGGGCAAAGTAGTCAATGCAAAACAAAGCACCTTTTGGATCATCCGAATCTAACGACAATAACAGTTTGCATATTTCAAGTGCAGATCGATGGCATCCACGTCTATCCATATTTTTCATGTGAGCAAAAAGTGCAGTGAATATCGGCTGGTTTGTTTCGTGTACGTATTTTAATTGAACGTTACCGTTTAACGGATTGAATAATGGATGCCATGCACATTCTAAGGCGTAAAGAGATTTTGCAGTTGCGTCTATCGACATTTGAAGTTCGCCAGAAAATTTGAAGTAGTCGGCTAGAGTCGTGAGTGAATCTAGATGATAAGGATGGTGTAATAGAACACTCGCTATACCGTTAAGATCATGTGATGCTTGAAAAGCTTCGTATTGTCTTTGAGCCAAACTGTAGGTAGCTGAAGGTACGTACCTAGATAAAGTAACACCAAAATAAAATGGTCAGATAAGTTTCAACCATAAGTATATCTCTATATATGTCTATATTTTTCTCAAGAAATTTTTTTAGTATTGATATGTAGCGATTCATATATCTTCATGTCGTCATCTGCAACTCTGTTTTTCCTTATTTTCAATCAAAAAGAAACAAAATACACTAGAAGGACAATACATTATCCAGAAATAGGCAAAGAAAAGCGAGTGCATATATAAGTTCATTAAGGCCTATACAGCATGTTGATATTTTCATGTAGAAGCAGATAACACCCAACAGGATTTGGCTAAACATAAACATTAAACAAATAAATGACCATATTGTTCAAGTATAGCTACTAACACAATAGCATGAAGATGAAACACAGCTAACCATCAATTAAGCATTTCAAACGTTTTCTGTTTTTTGTAACCAATTAAACCGTTAGTTTCAACTTAGTTAGAACATCATTCAACGATAAAACAATCTTTAAGTACAACTAAATTCAATGTCTATACAGATAAATTAACTTTTTTTTGCCAACACTGAACAAACCTATTGTGCCATATAAAAAATCATAGATAAACCATACCAGATTATCTTCACAGTGTTTGTCAACATGCAAACATAAACGTTAACATAAAAAATTAACACAACCAGATATTTAAAGAAAACGGATATAGGCATAGAGCAGACAAAACTTGCCTGAAATAGTTACACCCCTTTCGGTCTTTATTTTTCTCTTCAAGTAGCTCCATTGAAAGAGATCCATCCCACCTAGGCCAATGTTCTGAAGGAGTAACCATAACCGTCTTTCTATGTGTTACACTAACACGTCTCCCAGGTCGACCCTGTCTCGAACTTCCTGCCTTATTGCTTTTTTCAAATGAACTAACAACCTTCGACCCAAATATTCTTCGAAGCTCATTTTCCGCATTCAGGAACCTTGGATCCACTTGCAATACGCAAGTTTTACATCCATTCACATTTTCCACTTTCTTTTCTGAAACCCTACTTCGACCAACAGACGAATTACCTCCTACAGATAAACCTCCTAATATATCATCTATGGATCCCATGTCACCCGCACTCGAAGATACCTCCTTGTttttcttcttattcttc
This window of the Rutidosis leptorrhynchoides isolate AG116_Rl617_1_P2 chromosome 7, CSIRO_AGI_Rlap_v1, whole genome shotgun sequence genome carries:
- the LOC139857583 gene encoding uncharacterized protein, with product MSARALRKVLNQQQQESSLSTTANINLSPENDSDSSPDSPRPFTNPFDLLNDQDQIQVRDNDSSDDDVSSSSIVINEDNKKNISANVNNNKKSKKKKKNKKKNKEVSSSAGDMGSIDDILGGLSVGGNSSVGRSRVSEKKVENVNGCKTCVLQVDPRFLNAENELRRIFGSKVVSSFEKSNKAGSSRQGRPGRRVSVTHRKTVMVTPSEHWPRWDGSLSMELLEEKNKDRKGCNYFRYVPSATYSLAQRQYEAFQASHDLNGIASVLLHHPYHLDSLTTLADYFKFSGELQMSIDATAKSLYALECAWHPLFNPLNGNVQLKYVHETNQPIFTALFAHMKNMDRRGCHRSALEICKLLLSLDSDDPKGALFCIDYFALRAEEYKWLELFSEEYSSDNSLWLFPNFSFSLAVCRFYLEREEQLKENETKATSSDLMKQALMLHPSVLKKLVAKVPLKEQVWSKIVNHSFFATDDSGSASLDHLINIYVERSYIIWRLPELSNFLKDSALSVIEKMEINRNEAKDWACVRQEAFSSDKNEYSQLMVSEFSDSIPTIPPEHLQNLMVDPRLAQMHNAAAENQENIPVVARAPPREVANRNALAVLFESLLPWADYGPREDDQENGMARDDQD